GGTCGTGCTGGATGTCTAACCTCGGTCCGTGATCCGGATCAGGGACAGTGTCTGATGGGTAGTTTAACTGGGGCGGTTGCCTCCCAAAGGGTAACGGAGGCGCCCAAAGGTTCCCTCAGCCTGGTTGGCAATCAGGTGTTGAGTGTAAGTGCACAAGGGAGCTTGACTGTGAGACCGACGGGTCGAGCAGGGACGAAAGTCGGGACTAGTGATCCGGCGGTGGCTTGTGGAAGCGCCGTCGCTCAACGGATAAAAGGTACCCCGGGGATAACAGGCTGATCTTCCCCAAGAGTCCATATCGACGGGATGGTTTGGCACCTCGATGTCGGCTCGTCGCATCCTGGGGCTGGAGTCGGTCCCAAGGGTTGGGCTGTTCGCCCATTAAAGCGGTACGCGAGCTGGGTTTAGAACGTCGTGAGACAGTTCGGTCCCTATCCGCTGTGCGCGTAGGAATATTGAGAAGGGCTGTCCCTAGTACGAGAGGACCGGGACGGACGAACCTCTGGTGTGCCAGTTGTCCTGCCAAGGGCATGGCTGGTTGGCTACGTTCGGGAGGGATAACCGCTGAAAGCATCTAAGCGGGAAGCCTGCTTCAAGATGAGTATTCCCACCTCCTTGAGAGGGTAAGGCTCCCAGTAGACGACTGGGTTGATAGGCCAGATGTGGAAGCCCGGTAACGGGTGGAGCTGACTGGTACTAATAGGCCGAGGGCTTGTCCTCAGTTGCTCGCGTCCACTGTGTTAGTTCTGAAGTAACGACCGTGTTTATGCCCGGTTGGTTAACTTCATAGTGTTTCGGTGGTCATAGCGTTAGGGAAACGCCCGGTTTACATTCCGAACCCGGAAGCTAAGCCTTTCAGCGCCGATGGTACTGCAGGGGGGACCCTGTGGGAGAGTAGGACGCCGCCGAACAATCATTGTGGGAAAGCCCCGCACCTTATGGTGCGGGGCTTTTCTGCGTTTAGGGGTCTTGTAGGCCGGCCTTAAGCCTTACTGGCCCACTCTGCCGTCGACGCATTCGCGCAGGAGGTCGGCGTGGCCGCAGTGGCGGGCGTACTCCTCGACCCTGTGGACCAGCAGTTCTCGGATCGCGATGCCGTCCTTGCCCACCCGCTCGCCCAGGTCCGGGTGCTCGGCCAGCGCGGCGTCGGTTTCGGCCTGCTCGCGCTCCAGGTCGGCGTACGCGGCCTCGACCACGGCCGGATCGGCGACGGCTTCGTCGAAGTCCGCGTCGCGCTTCCCGTACAGCTTGGTGAGCGGGTCGGCGTCGGTGATCCAGTTGCGCCAGTCCCGTTCCACCTCGGCGAGGTGCCGGACCAGGCCGAGCAGGGACATGGTCGACGGCGGGACCGAGCGGCGGGCCAGTTGTTCCGCGTCCAGGCCCTCGCACTTCATGCGGAAGGTGATGCGGTAGTTCGTCAGGAAGTCGTGAAGCGTCGCGAGCTCGCCCTCGGGACTGTTCTCGTTGTTGCGGGGGTCGTCGTCCGGGTCCGTCCACATGTCGGGGTAGACGGTCGCCTGGGTCCATCGCGCGGGTTGATCACTCATGCGGCCCATGGTCGTCTGTGACGGCCCGGCTCGCTACCGAGTTCTTGCTAGAGGCGGCCGGCGGCTTTCAGGGCGAGGTAGGCGTCGGCCAGGGACGGGGCCAGGGTGTCGGGGGTGGCGTCGACCACGTGGACGCCGTGGCGGGTGAGCTGCTCTGCGGTGCGGTGGCGCTGGGACTGGGTCTGGGTGGCGGCCGCGGCCTCGTAGACGGCGTCGAGGGAGCTGCGGGACGCGGCCATGGCCGCGATGTGGGGGTCGGCCACCGAGGCCAGGACGACCGTGTGGCGCTGCGTGAGGCGGGGGAGTAGCGGGAGCAGGCCCTCTTCGATGGGCGCCGCGTCCAGGCTCGTCAGGAGGACCACCAGGGACCGGCGCGGGGCGCTGCGGAGGATGGTGGAGACCAGGGTGCGGGAGTCCGTCTCGACCAGTTCGGGTTCGAGGCCGGCCATGGCGTTCACGAAGGCCGGGAGGGTGTCGGCGGCCGAGCGGCCCTGGACCTGGGCGCGGGGGCGGCGGTCGTGGGCCAGGAGGTCCACGCGGTCGCCGGCGCGGGTGGCCAGGGCGGCCAGGAGCAGGGCGGCGTCCATGGCGGAGTCCAGGCGGGGGGCGTCGCCGACGCGGCCCGCCGAGGTGCGGCCGGTGTCCAGGCAGATCAGGATGTGCCGGTCGCGTTCCGGGCGCCAGGTGCGGACGGCGACCTTGGGGCGGCGGGCGGTGGCCCGCCAGTCGATGGAGCGGGTGTCGTCGCCGGGGACGTAGTCGCGCAGGCTGTCGAACTCGGTGCCCTCGCCGCGGGTCAGCAGGCTCGTACGGCCGTCGAGTTCGCGCAGGCGCGCGAGGCGCGAGGGGAGGTGCTTGCGGCTGGTGAAGGGCGGCAGGACCCGGACCGTCCAGGGGACGGTGTGGTTGCCCTGGCGGGCCCACAGGCCGAGGGGGCCGTACGAGCGGACGGTGACGAGCGCGGCCTTGCGGTCGCCGCGCCGGGTGGGGCGCAGGCGGGTCGTGAGGCGGCGGCGTTCGCCGGCGGGGACGGTCAGGTCGTGGCGGGAGGCGGCCGTTTCGGTGCCGGGGCGCCAGCTGCTGGGGGGCCAGGCGTCGCGGACGCGGGCGCGGAGCTTGCGGGCGTGGGGGTTGGTGACCGTGAGGTGGACGTCCGCGCTCTCGCCGAGGCGGACCGCGGTGTCACCCGAGCGGGTGAGCCGCAGGGTCCGTACGGGTGCTGCGAGGGCGCAGTCGAGGGCGCAGGCCAGGGCGAGGGGGCCGTTGACCGCGAGGAGGCCCGTCCAGCTCGGTTCGAGGATGCCGACGGGGAGGCTGCCGAGGGCCGCCAGCAGGGCGGCGCGTCCGGTGAGGGCCATCAGCGGGGGACGGGGACGTGGGTGAGGATCGCCGAGATGACCGAGTCGGAGGTGACGCCCTCCATCTCGGCTTCCGGGCGCAGCTGCACGCGGTGGCGCAGGGTGGGCAGGGCGAGGGCCTTCACGTCGTCGGGGGTGACGTAGTCGCGGCCGGTGAGCCAGGCCCAGGCGCGGGCGGTGGCCAGGAGGGCGGTCGCGCCGCGGGGGGAGACGCCGAGGGTGAGGGACGGCGATTCGCGGGTGGCGCGGCAGATGTCGACGACGTAGGCGGTGATCTCGGGGGAGACGGTGGTCTCCTCGACGGCCTTGCGGGCGGCCTCGAGCTCCTGGGCGCCGGCGACCGGGCGGATGCCGGCGGCGTGCAGGTCGCGCGGGTTGAAGCCGGCGGCGTGCCGGGTCAGGACGCCGATCTCGTCCTCGCGGGAGGGGAGGGGAACGGTGAGCTTGAGGAGGAAGCGGTCCAGCTGGGCTTCGGGCAGGGGGTAGGTGCCCTCGTACTCGACCGGGTTCATGGTGGCGGCGACGAGGAAGGGCTCGGGGAGCTTCCGCGGGGTGCCGTCGACGGTGACCTGGCGTTCCTCCATCGCTTCGAGGAGGGAGGACTGGGTCTTGGGGGGCGTGCGGTTGATCTCGTCCGCGAGGAGGAGGTTGGTGAAGACGGGGCCGTCCTGGAAGGAGAACTCGGCGGTGCGGGCGTCGTAGACGAGGGAGCCGGTGACGTCGCTCGGCATCAGGTCGGGGGTGAACTGGACGCGCTTGGTGTCGAGGGAGAGGGAGGCCGCGAGGGCGCGTACGAGGAGGGTCTTCGCGACGCCGGGGACGCCTTCGAGGAGGACGTGGCCGCGGCACAGGAGGGCTACGACGAGACCGGTGACGGCGGAGTCCTGGCCGACCACGGCCTTTCCGATCTCGGTGCGGAGCGCTTCCAGGGAGGAGCGGGCGCTGTCCGTGGTGGCCGTCATGAGGTGCGGACCTCTCTTTCGAGGGCGTCGAGGTGGTCGGCGAGCGCGACGAGTGCCGCGTCGTCGGCGGGGGTGGTGCCGAAGAGGGTGGTGGCCGCGTCGTGTCCGGCCGCGGTCTGGGGCAGGCGGGCGGAGACGGCGGGGACCAGGGTTGCGGGGTCGTGGGCCTGGGCGGGCGGTACGCCGACCAGTGCGGCGAGGCGTTCGCGGGCGGCGGTGCGCAGCACGGTGGCGGCGCGGTCGCGGGCGGAGGCCTTGCGGTAGAGGCGGGCGCGGCCCTCGGTGGTCTCGGAGGCGCGGATGGCGACGGGCAGGTTCTCGGTGACGAGAGGGCCGAGGCGGCGGGCGCGCCAGAGGGCGGCGAGGGCGGCGGCGACGAACAGCTGGAGCAGGGCCCACAGCCAGCCGGCGGGGACGAGGTCGAGGAGGCTCTTCTCCTCGGCGGGGCCGTCGGCGGGCATGTCCGCGAGGGTGGGCAGGTACCAGACGAGGTCGGGGCGGGAGCCGAGGAGCTGGAGGGCGAGGGAGGCGTTGCCCTGTTCGGCGAGCCGCTGGTTGAGCAGGATCCGTTCGGAGCCGAGGAGGACGGTGTCGCCGCCCTTGGTGGTGCTGGGGAGCACGAGGAGGGTGGGGTGGCCGTCGCTGGGGTAGCAGGCGGTGGCCCCGGGGCGGTCGGTGGTGTAGCGCAGGCCGTCGCCGGTGCCGGCGCGGCCGGCGGTGGTGGCTGCGGGCAGGGCGCAGCCGGGGTCGAGGTCGTTCTGGTGGGCGAAGGACTTCGTGCGGGTGGCGGGGGCCAGGTCGGGGAGGCTGAGGCCGCTGGGGGCGATCAGGACGGTGCGGCCGCCGGAGAGGTCGATGGCGGAGCGGATGGCGCGTCGCTGGGGTTCGCCGAGCAGGTCGGGGTCGGTGACGAGCAGGGTGGTGCGGGGGCCGGCCGCGGCGGCGGCCTCGTCGGCGTTGGTGACCACGCGGGTGGTGACGCCGCGCTCCTTGAGGAGCTGGGCGAGGGCGCGGCTGCCGTCGCGGTCGGCGGAGCGGGGGTCGAGGCGGCCGTGGTGGTCGCCCGCCTGGAGGCCGGCCAGGGCGACGGCGGCGGCGAGGAGGATGCCGAGGCCGAGGAGCAGGCCGCGGGCGCGGGTCCAGAGCTGGGCGCCGGTGAGGGCGGTGGAGGTTCCGGGGGTGGTGGCGCTCCGGTCGTTGTCTTTGCCCTGGTGGGGCGGGGGAGTGGGGGCGCCATCGGTTCCGTGGGTGCCGGTCGTGTCCGGGGCCGCCGGGGCCGGGTGCGGCGGGGCGTCGACCGCGGCCGCCGGGGCCGGGTGCGGGGTGCTGTCGGCCGGGGGCCGGGACGTGGGGCCGGTCATGCGGTGGGTCCCGTCAGGAGCGGCTTGGCGCGTTCCAGGGTGAGGTCGAGGGTGCGCAGGCGGGCGTACGTGTCGGGGTCGGCGGTGCGGCCGCCGTAGGTGACGTCGTCGAAGGTGCGGGCGGCGGCGCGCAGGTCCCCGGCGTGGCCGGGGAGGGAGAGGGCGGCTTCGGCCGCGGCCTCGTCGGCGGTGCGGCCGGGGCGGGGGTCGAGGAGGGTGCGTTCCTCGAGGGAGCGGACGATGGCGCGCATGCGTTCCTGGACGGCTTCGTTCCAGCGGCCCGCCGCGGCGTGGGCGTCGGCGGCGGCGCGGTGGTCGGCGGCGCTGCGCGGGCCCTCGTCGAAGAGGGTGCCGGCGCCGGTGGCGGTGCGGCGGGGGGTGCCGAGCCGCCACCAGAGGGCGCCGATGACCAGGACCACCAGTACGGCGATGGCGAGGAGGCCGAACCCGCCGCCGGGGGTGGCTCCGGAGGCGCGGTCGAAGAACTCGCCCAGCCACTCCCAGAAGCGGTCCAGGGCGCGCTGGAGGAGCCCCGGGTCGTCCTGGTGGTAGGCGGGCTTGGCCAGCTCGCGTTCGGCCGCCTCGCGGGCGGCGTCGCGCGGGGTGGTCAGCGGTGGTGTCTCGGCGCCGGGCAGCAGGGCCGTGGCGCCGGTGGTGATGAGTCCCCCCGTGCTCATCGGTGCGTCAGCCTCCGGGCCGTTCGGTGGCGGTGGTGGCGTATCCGTCCATGCCGGCGGCGCGGGCGAGCTCCAGGTCGAGGGCCTCGCGGCGGATGCGCTGGTCGATGTAGAGGAGGGTGGTGACGCCCGTCTGCATCGGCACGGTGACGGTGGCCCCGATGACCCCGCCGATGGCGCTGATGATCAGGAAGGTCCAGCTGCGGGTGGCGGAGCCGTCGAGCAGGCCGGAGAGGCCTTCGGGGGCCGCGAACAGGGCGAGGCCGGCGAAGGGCATCACGATGACCATGGCGGTGATGGTCCGGATCAGCCAGGTCAGCAGGCTGATGCCGCAGATGCGCCACCAGGAGCCCTTGACCAGCTTGGCGGAGCGCTTGAGGGCGGCGACCGCCGAGCCGCGCTCCAGCATCAGTGCGGGCGGGGCCAGCACGAAGGTCACGTAGAACCAGGCCAGGAGCACGAAGCCGACGGGGATGCCGAGGGCGGTCAGGACGGCGCTGCCCGCGAGGATGCCGGGGAGCGTGGGGAGCAGGACGGCGGCGATGGCGCCCAGGAGCATCAGGGCGGTCAGGGCGAGCATGCGCGGGGCCAGCGGGCGTACGGCCTTCAGCGTGCCGGAGACGGTCGAGGCCTGGCCGAGGACCGCGCGGCTGACGACGGGCGCGAGGAGGGCGGTGACCAGGACGAGCCCGAGGATCTCCAGGTAGTACTGGACGGCGTAGACGAGCGCGGTGTTGCCCATGACCTCGACGGCCTGCGAGGGGGTGAGGTCCTCGTCGGCGACCGGGAGCTCGGCCAGCCAGGCGCGCTGGGCGAGGAGCAGGCCGAGCTGGGACAGCGCGGCGACGACCAGGCTGACGGAGAGCACCGAGCGCCAGTGGCCGCGCAGGGTGCCGACCGCGCCGTCGAGGATCTCGCCCAGGCCCAGGGGGCGCAGGGGGATCACGCCGGGCTTGGCGGCGGGCGGCGGGCCGCCCCAGCCGCCGGGGTACTGGTACGGGCTGCCGGGCGCGGGCTGCGTTCCCCAGCCGGGGGCCTGCTGCTGCGGGGGCACGGCCGGCGGCGGGGTCTGGCCCGCCGCGGGGCTGGACCACTGGCCGGCCGGCGGCTGGGCGGCGGACCACTTGCTGTCGCCGGAGCCGGAGCCCGGGTCGGACGGCTGAGCGGGCTGTGCGGGCTGTGCGGACGGCTGAGCGGCCGGCCGGTCGGCGTCGGAGCCCCGGCCGTCGGACGGGGATCCGGGCGTGGCCCAGCCCGGAGAGTCGTTCATCGTCGCTCCTTCACGTGCACCTGCCGTGGCGGGCGCGCTGGTCGGCTGCCATCGTGCCATGGGGGTGCGGGGAACGGACCGGCCGTCCCCCGGATCCCGGGCCGCTCGCCCTTCAATTGTCGCGCCGATCCGGGGCAGACTGGTCGTCCTGATCACCACGCAGGTCCGAGGGGCGATTTCCAGCCCTTTTGGCTGTGGGACAGCTCACCGCCGGGTAACGATTAGCTAATGGGATGATGTCAACCATGAAGGGACGCGTCCTTGTCGTCGACGACGACACCGCACTGGCCGAGATGCTCGGCATTGTGTTGCGTGGAGAAGGTTTTGAGCCGTCGTTCGTAGCAGACGGTGACAAGGCATTGGCTGCCTTCAGGGAGGCCAAGCCGGACCTCGTGCTGCTCGACCTCATGCTGCCCGGCAGGGACGGCATAGAGGTGTGCAGGCTGATCCGGGCCGAGTCGGGCGTGCCTATTGTCATGCTCACCGCCAAGAGTGACACGGTTGACGTGGTCGTGGGCCTGGAATCCGGGGCCGACGACTACATCGTCAAGCCGTTCAAGCCGAAGGAGCTGGTGGCCCGCATCCGGGCCCGTCTGCGCCGGTCGGAGGAGCCCGCGCCCGAGCAGCTGGCCATCGGTGACCTGGTCATCGACGTGGCCGGGCACTCGGTCAAGCGCGACGGTGCCTCCATCGCCCTGACCCCGCTCGAGTTCGACCTGCTGGTCGCGCTCGCCCGCAAGCCCTGGCAGGTCTTCACCCGTGAGGTGCTGCTGGAGCAGGTCTGGGGCTACCGGCACGCGGCGGACACCCGCCTGGTCAACGTGCATGTGCAGCGCCTGCGCTCCAAGGTCGAGAAGGACCCGGAGCGCCCCGAGATCGTCGTGACGGTGCGCGGTGTCGGCTACAAGGCCGGACCGAGCTGACGTGCAGCCCGGCAGGTCCCGGGGCGGCTCCCGGTGGGGAGCCCTGCGGGGCGGTCGGCTGCTCCAGGAAGGAGCGCCCGGCGGCCCCGTGCTGCGGCTGTTCGTACGCCTCGTACGCCGGCCGCTGCTTCCGGCTGTCCGGCTGTGGCGGCGCAACATCCAGCTGCGGGTGGTCGCCGCCACCCTGCTGATGTCGCTCGCCGTGGTCCTCGCGCTGGGCTTCGTCGTCATCGCCCAGGTCTCCAAGGGGCTCCTCGACGCCAAGGAGGAGGCTGCGCAGAGCCAGGCCGCGGGAGGGTTCGCGGTCGCACAGGAGAAGGCCAACACGCCCTTCGCCGCCGACGGGGCCGACGCCACCGACAACAAGGTCGGCCGGGACGCCAGTACCTGGATGAACTCGCTCGTCAAGCAGCTCGCCAGTGGCGGTCAGACCGCCTTCGAGGTGGTCGCGCTCGGCGCCGGCACCGGTGAGCAGGCCGCACCGGCCGCCCAGGGCGTCAAGGGCGCCCGCGCCTCCGGCAACGTCGATCCGACCGCCAGCGTCCCGCTGACGCTGCGCCGGTCCGTCAACCACGCCACCGGCACCTTCAAGACCTTCTGGCAGATCCGGTACACCGCCGGGGCCGGCGAGAAGCCCCCGGAGCCCGCGCTGGTCATCGGCAAGCGGCTCACCGACATCAACGGCGACCCGTACGACCTGTACTACCTCTTCCCCCTGACCCAGGAGGAGGAGTCCCTCAACCTGGTCAAGGTCACCATCGCCACCGCCGGCGTGTTCGTGGTCGTGCTGCTCGGCGCCATCGCCTGGCTCGTGGTGCGCCAGGTCGTGACGCCGGTCCGGATGGCCGCCGGGATCGCCGAGCGGCTCTCGGCCGGGCGGCTCCAGGAGCGCATGAAGGTCACCGGCGAGGACGACATCGCCCGGCTGGGCGAGGCCTTCAACAAGATGGCGCAGAACCTCCAGCTCAAGATCCAGCAGCTGGAGGACCTGTCCCGGTTGCAGCGCCGGTTCGTCTCGGACGTCTCGCACGAGCTGCGGACCCCGCTGACGACGGTCCGGATGGCCGCCGACGTCATCCACGACGCGCGGGTCGACTTCGACCCCGTCACCGCCCGCTCCGCCGAACTCCTGGCCGGGCAGCTCGACCGGTTCGAGTCGCTGCTCGCCGACCTGCTGGAGATCAGCCGGTTCGACGCGGGCGCGGCCGCCCTGGA
The Streptomyces sp. NBC_00091 genome window above contains:
- a CDS encoding DinB family protein, whose protein sequence is MGRMSDQPARWTQATVYPDMWTDPDDDPRNNENSPEGELATLHDFLTNYRITFRMKCEGLDAEQLARRSVPPSTMSLLGLVRHLAEVERDWRNWITDADPLTKLYGKRDADFDEAVADPAVVEAAYADLEREQAETDAALAEHPDLGERVGKDGIAIRELLVHRVEEYARHCGHADLLRECVDGRVGQ
- a CDS encoding DUF4350 domain-containing protein — protein: MTGPTSRPPADSTPHPAPAAAVDAPPHPAPAAPDTTGTHGTDGAPTPPPHQGKDNDRSATTPGTSTALTGAQLWTRARGLLLGLGILLAAAVALAGLQAGDHHGRLDPRSADRDGSRALAQLLKERGVTTRVVTNADEAAAAAGPRTTLLVTDPDLLGEPQRRAIRSAIDLSGGRTVLIAPSGLSLPDLAPATRTKSFAHQNDLDPGCALPAATTAGRAGTGDGLRYTTDRPGATACYPSDGHPTLLVLPSTTKGGDTVLLGSERILLNQRLAEQGNASLALQLLGSRPDLVWYLPTLADMPADGPAEEKSLLDLVPAGWLWALLQLFVAAALAALWRARRLGPLVTENLPVAIRASETTEGRARLYRKASARDRAATVLRTAARERLAALVGVPPAQAHDPATLVPAVSARLPQTAAGHDAATTLFGTTPADDAALVALADHLDALEREVRTS
- the mtrA gene encoding two-component system response regulator MtrA, which codes for MMSTMKGRVLVVDDDTALAEMLGIVLRGEGFEPSFVADGDKALAAFREAKPDLVLLDLMLPGRDGIEVCRLIRAESGVPIVMLTAKSDTVDVVVGLESGADDYIVKPFKPKELVARIRARLRRSEEPAPEQLAIGDLVIDVAGHSVKRDGASIALTPLEFDLLVALARKPWQVFTREVLLEQVWGYRHAADTRLVNVHVQRLRSKVEKDPERPEIVVTVRGVGYKAGPS
- the mtrB gene encoding MtrAB system histidine kinase MtrB → MQPGRSRGGSRWGALRGGRLLQEGAPGGPVLRLFVRLVRRPLLPAVRLWRRNIQLRVVAATLLMSLAVVLALGFVVIAQVSKGLLDAKEEAAQSQAAGGFAVAQEKANTPFAADGADATDNKVGRDASTWMNSLVKQLASGGQTAFEVVALGAGTGEQAAPAAQGVKGARASGNVDPTASVPLTLRRSVNHATGTFKTFWQIRYTAGAGEKPPEPALVIGKRLTDINGDPYDLYYLFPLTQEEESLNLVKVTIATAGVFVVVLLGAIAWLVVRQVVTPVRMAAGIAERLSAGRLQERMKVTGEDDIARLGEAFNKMAQNLQLKIQQLEDLSRLQRRFVSDVSHELRTPLTTVRMAADVIHDARVDFDPVTARSAELLAGQLDRFESLLADLLEISRFDAGAAALEAEPVDLRDVVRRVIEGAEPLAEHKGTRIRVLGDTQPVIAEADARRVERVLRNLVVNAVEHGEGRDVVVRLASAGGAVAVAVRDYGVGLKPGEATRVFNRFWRADPARARTTGGTGLGLSIAVEDARLHGGWLQAWGEPGGGSQFRLTLPRTADEPLRGSPIPLEPEDSRANRARAAAEAAADAAGRGKGPGGPGTQCEGRAERSDRSPIPPRPAVTTALPVPADPTALPGNGSRVVARPADQPAAQEDGSGGGR
- a CDS encoding MoxR family ATPase, with the protein product MTATTDSARSSLEALRTEIGKAVVGQDSAVTGLVVALLCRGHVLLEGVPGVAKTLLVRALAASLSLDTKRVQFTPDLMPSDVTGSLVYDARTAEFSFQDGPVFTNLLLADEINRTPPKTQSSLLEAMEERQVTVDGTPRKLPEPFLVAATMNPVEYEGTYPLPEAQLDRFLLKLTVPLPSREDEIGVLTRHAAGFNPRDLHAAGIRPVAGAQELEAARKAVEETTVSPEITAYVVDICRATRESPSLTLGVSPRGATALLATARAWAWLTGRDYVTPDDVKALALPTLRHRVQLRPEAEMEGVTSDSVISAILTHVPVPR
- a CDS encoding DUF58 domain-containing protein, whose protein sequence is MALTGRAALLAALGSLPVGILEPSWTGLLAVNGPLALACALDCALAAPVRTLRLTRSGDTAVRLGESADVHLTVTNPHARKLRARVRDAWPPSSWRPGTETAASRHDLTVPAGERRRLTTRLRPTRRGDRKAALVTVRSYGPLGLWARQGNHTVPWTVRVLPPFTSRKHLPSRLARLRELDGRTSLLTRGEGTEFDSLRDYVPGDDTRSIDWRATARRPKVAVRTWRPERDRHILICLDTGRTSAGRVGDAPRLDSAMDAALLLAALATRAGDRVDLLAHDRRPRAQVQGRSAADTLPAFVNAMAGLEPELVETDSRTLVSTILRSAPRRSLVVLLTSLDAAPIEEGLLPLLPRLTQRHTVVLASVADPHIAAMAASRSSLDAVYEAAAATQTQSQRHRTAEQLTRHGVHVVDATPDTLAPSLADAYLALKAAGRL
- a CDS encoding DUF4129 domain-containing protein, translated to MSTGGLITTGATALLPGAETPPLTTPRDAAREAAERELAKPAYHQDDPGLLQRALDRFWEWLGEFFDRASGATPGGGFGLLAIAVLVVLVIGALWWRLGTPRRTATGAGTLFDEGPRSAADHRAAADAHAAAGRWNEAVQERMRAIVRSLEERTLLDPRPGRTADEAAAEAALSLPGHAGDLRAAARTFDDVTYGGRTADPDTYARLRTLDLTLERAKPLLTGPTA